One Herbaspirillum rubrisubalbicans genomic window carries:
- the apbC gene encoding iron-sulfur cluster carrier protein ApbC: protein MSITVEEIKAALLQVIDPNTGRDLIRGKEARNIRVEGGRVLLDVELGYPAASQIAAMRQLVEAALGKLPGVTGVEANVTFKIVAHAVQRGIKLKSNVKNIIAVASGKGGVGKSTTAVNLALALAAEGARVGILDADIYGPSQPMMMGISGQPETKDGKTMEPLENHGLQVSSIGFMIDPDEPMVWRGPIVTQALQQLLDQTNWRDLDYLIVDMPPGTGDVQLTLSQKVPVTGAVIVTTPQDIALLDARKGLRMFEKVGIPILGIVENMSMHVCSNCGHAEPIFGVGGGEKMCADFGVDFLGALPLTMQIRQQTDSGKPTVVADPEGKVAEIYKAIARKVAVKVAEKARDMSSKFPSIVVQND from the coding sequence ATGAGCATTACCGTGGAAGAGATCAAGGCGGCCCTGTTGCAGGTGATCGACCCCAACACCGGCCGTGACCTGATCCGTGGCAAGGAAGCCCGCAACATCCGTGTCGAGGGCGGCCGCGTGCTGCTGGATGTGGAGCTGGGTTATCCGGCGGCCAGCCAGATCGCAGCGATGCGCCAACTGGTCGAAGCGGCGCTGGGCAAGTTGCCGGGCGTCACTGGCGTGGAGGCCAACGTTACCTTCAAGATCGTGGCGCACGCGGTGCAGCGTGGCATCAAGCTCAAGAGCAACGTCAAGAACATCATCGCCGTGGCTTCCGGCAAGGGTGGGGTGGGCAAGTCCACTACCGCCGTGAACCTGGCGCTGGCGCTGGCGGCCGAGGGCGCGCGCGTGGGTATTCTGGATGCCGATATCTACGGTCCCTCGCAGCCCATGATGATGGGCATCTCCGGCCAGCCCGAGACCAAGGATGGCAAGACCATGGAGCCGCTGGAAAACCACGGCCTGCAGGTATCGTCCATCGGTTTCATGATTGACCCAGACGAACCCATGGTCTGGCGCGGCCCCATCGTCACCCAGGCCCTGCAGCAATTGCTGGACCAGACCAACTGGCGCGACCTGGATTACCTGATCGTCGATATGCCGCCCGGCACCGGCGACGTGCAACTGACCTTGTCGCAGAAGGTGCCGGTCACCGGTGCGGTGATCGTGACCACGCCGCAGGACATCGCCCTGCTGGACGCGCGCAAGGGCTTGCGCATGTTCGAGAAGGTCGGCATTCCCATCCTGGGTATCGTGGAAAACATGAGTATGCATGTCTGTTCCAACTGCGGTCATGCCGAGCCCATCTTTGGCGTGGGCGGTGGCGAGAAGATGTGCGCCGATTTCGGCGTGGACTTCCTGGGCGCCTTGCCGCTGACCATGCAAATCCGCCAGCAGACAGATTCCGGCAAGCCCACCGTGGTGGCTGATCCTGAGGGTAAAGTGGCCGAGATCTACAAGGCCATCGCCCGCAAGGTCGCCGTGAAGGTGGCCGAGAAGGCGCGCGACATGTCCAGCAAGTTCCCCAGCATCGTGGTGCAGAACGACTGA
- the metG gene encoding methionine--tRNA ligase, producing MSTSAPRQLFVTTALPYANGAFHIGHIMEYIQADIWVRFQRMQGNEVHFVGADDAHGAPIMIAAEKANITPQQFVANIAAGRKQYLDGFHIAFDNWSSTDSPENHQLSQEIYRALRDEAKLISTKTIDQFYDPVKNMFLPDRYIKGECPKCGTKDQYGDSCEHCSAVYSPTDLKNPYSTLSGATPVMKSSEHFFFKLSDPKCVAFLREWALDNNRLQPEVANKAREWLDGEGGLGDWDISRDAPYFGIEIPDAPGKYFYVWLDAPIGYLASLKNYFVKTGRDFDAFMADDKTEQYHFIGKDITYFHTLFWPAMLKFAGRKTPTNVFAHGFITVSGEKMSKSRGTGISPLRYLDIGMNPEWLRYYIAAKLNAKVEDVDFNPDDFVARVNADLIGKYVNIASRAAGFIAKRFEGRVSTQWATADDAFLVKLRGVADEIRSLYEQREYGKALRLVMEQADAINAYVDANKPWELAKDSARDAQLHEVCSRLLEAFRILTIYLKPVLPQLAAQVETFLQVQPFQWSDVTAPLADGHVINAYSHLMQRVDPKMLDALFEAPEAPAAAATEAAESAIEELAPEISIDDFAKVDLRIAKIVNCEAVEGSTKLLRLTLDAGEGRTRNVFSGIASAYKPEELVGKLTVMVANLAPRKMKFGVSEGMVLAASAKDEKANPGIYVLNPWPGAEPGMRVR from the coding sequence ATGAGCACTTCCGCACCTCGCCAACTCTTCGTCACGACCGCACTCCCCTACGCCAACGGCGCTTTCCACATCGGCCACATCATGGAATACATCCAGGCCGACATCTGGGTCCGGTTCCAGCGAATGCAGGGCAATGAGGTGCACTTCGTCGGCGCCGACGATGCCCACGGTGCGCCCATCATGATCGCCGCCGAAAAGGCCAACATCACGCCGCAACAGTTCGTGGCCAACATCGCGGCCGGTCGCAAGCAGTACCTGGACGGCTTCCATATCGCCTTCGACAACTGGAGCTCCACCGACAGCCCGGAGAACCACCAACTGTCGCAGGAGATCTACCGCGCCCTGCGCGACGAGGCCAAGCTGATCTCCACCAAGACCATCGACCAATTCTACGATCCGGTGAAGAACATGTTCCTGCCGGACCGCTACATCAAGGGTGAATGCCCCAAGTGCGGTACCAAGGACCAGTACGGCGACTCCTGCGAACACTGCAGCGCGGTCTATTCTCCGACCGATCTGAAGAATCCTTACTCCACGCTGTCGGGCGCAACGCCGGTGATGAAGTCGTCTGAACATTTCTTCTTCAAACTGTCTGACCCGAAGTGCGTGGCCTTCCTGCGCGAATGGGCGCTGGACAACAACCGCCTGCAACCGGAAGTGGCCAACAAGGCCCGCGAGTGGCTGGATGGCGAAGGCGGTCTGGGCGACTGGGACATCAGCCGCGACGCGCCCTACTTCGGCATCGAAATCCCGGACGCGCCGGGCAAGTACTTCTACGTCTGGCTGGACGCGCCCATCGGCTACCTGGCCTCGCTGAAGAACTACTTCGTCAAGACCGGCCGCGACTTCGACGCCTTCATGGCCGATGACAAGACCGAGCAGTACCACTTCATCGGCAAGGACATCACCTACTTCCACACCCTGTTCTGGCCCGCCATGCTCAAGTTCGCCGGCCGCAAGACGCCCACCAACGTCTTCGCGCACGGCTTCATCACGGTCAGCGGCGAGAAGATGTCCAAGTCGCGCGGCACCGGCATCTCGCCGCTGCGCTACCTGGATATCGGCATGAACCCGGAATGGCTGCGCTACTACATCGCCGCCAAGTTGAACGCCAAGGTCGAAGATGTGGACTTCAACCCGGACGACTTCGTCGCCCGCGTCAATGCCGACCTGATCGGCAAGTACGTCAACATCGCCAGCCGCGCTGCCGGCTTCATCGCCAAGCGCTTCGAAGGCCGCGTGTCCACTCAGTGGGCCACCGCTGACGATGCCTTCCTGGTCAAGCTGCGCGGCGTGGCCGACGAGATCCGCAGCCTCTACGAGCAGCGTGAATACGGCAAGGCCTTGCGCCTGGTGATGGAGCAAGCCGACGCCATCAACGCCTACGTGGACGCCAACAAGCCGTGGGAACTGGCCAAGGACAGCGCGCGCGACGCACAGCTGCACGAAGTCTGCAGCCGCCTCTTGGAAGCCTTCCGCATCCTGACCATCTACTTGAAGCCGGTGCTGCCGCAACTGGCCGCCCAGGTGGAAACCTTCCTCCAGGTCCAGCCCTTCCAGTGGAGCGATGTCACCGCGCCGCTGGCCGATGGCCATGTCATCAATGCCTATTCGCACCTGATGCAGCGCGTCGATCCGAAGATGCTCGATGCCCTCTTCGAAGCACCGGAAGCGCCTGCCGCTGCTGCCACCGAAGCCGCAGAAAGCGCCATCGAGGAACTGGCGCCGGAAATCTCCATCGATGACTTCGCCAAGGTTGATCTGCGCATCGCCAAGATCGTCAATTGCGAAGCCGTGGAAGGTTCCACCAAGCTGCTGCGCCTGACCCTGGATGCCGGCGAAGGTCGCACCCGCAACGTCTTCTCCGGCATCGCCTCGGCCTACAAGCCAGAAGAACTGGTCGGCAAGCTGACCGTGATGGTGGCCAACCTGGCGCCGCGCAAGATGAAGTTCGGCGTCTCCGAAGGCATGGTGCTGGCGGCCTCGGCCAAGGATGAGAAGGCCAATCCGGGCATCTACGTGTTGAACCCGTGGCCGGGCGCCGAGCCGGGGATGCGGGTACGTTAA
- a CDS encoding GNAT family N-acetyltransferase — translation MNLVIREATSEDASLIAELTRHSWANKVAPSSSGHREAPDHVQEDLQHGGAFILLSGETPAGSVRWLPLDTESDVWEIRRMGIAPAFRGERLSQHLMEALIHRAQSADVRELRLAVRTDQAQLVDLYAAFGFEIAPELEYTRANPQEAPPIVMRRVMRH, via the coding sequence ATGAATCTGGTAATACGTGAAGCCACCTCGGAGGACGCCAGTCTGATTGCCGAACTGACACGTCATAGCTGGGCCAACAAGGTAGCGCCCAGTTCTTCCGGCCACCGCGAGGCGCCGGACCATGTGCAGGAAGACTTGCAGCATGGCGGCGCCTTCATCCTGTTGAGTGGCGAAACGCCGGCCGGGTCGGTGCGCTGGCTGCCGCTCGATACCGAAAGCGATGTCTGGGAAATCCGCCGCATGGGCATCGCCCCAGCCTTCCGCGGCGAGCGCCTGTCGCAGCATCTGATGGAAGCCCTGATCCACCGCGCCCAGTCAGCCGACGTGCGCGAGCTGCGACTGGCGGTGCGCACCGACCAGGCGCAACTGGTCGACCTATACGCCGCCTTCGGCTTCGAGATCGCGCCGGAACTGGAATACACCCGTGCCAATCCGCAGGAAGCCCCGCCCATCGTGATGCGGCGGGTGATGCGGCACTGA
- a CDS encoding sugar-binding transcriptional regulator, with amino-acid sequence MAQGDRQETAYMAVRVARLYYFQNMTTAAIADEIGTSRATVSRLLSYALDRGLVEIRVHDPQQVSGSLEAAISHHYRLRSIQVVPVAAAASEKENLQRVTGHAAAYVNSLVSPGTVMGLAWGTTVAHIADQLLPRHVHDVDVVALNGSGSGASFINSFSESIVSRFAQNYGARAHHLPVPAFFDYPETRSALWREKSIKAIRDLQDRASILLFSIGAEATGSYIHTAGYLGEEERRILREDGLVGDIATVFFRADGSWRDVAINARNSGPDMDCFARAAHSLCVVSGTGKLPGLKAALRGGFINELIIDEPSARLLVEQIRSGAASV; translated from the coding sequence ATGGCCCAAGGGGATAGACAGGAAACCGCCTATATGGCGGTACGCGTGGCGCGACTGTATTACTTCCAGAACATGACCACCGCCGCCATCGCGGACGAAATCGGCACCTCGCGCGCCACCGTCTCACGCCTGCTGTCCTATGCGCTGGACCGAGGCCTGGTGGAAATCCGCGTACACGATCCGCAGCAGGTTTCGGGCAGCCTGGAAGCCGCCATCTCCCATCACTACCGCCTGCGCTCGATCCAGGTGGTGCCGGTAGCAGCCGCCGCCTCCGAGAAGGAAAACCTGCAGCGCGTCACCGGCCATGCCGCTGCCTACGTCAATTCGCTGGTCTCCCCCGGCACCGTCATGGGCCTGGCCTGGGGCACCACGGTGGCGCACATCGCCGACCAGTTGCTGCCGCGCCATGTGCATGACGTGGACGTGGTGGCGCTCAATGGCTCAGGCAGCGGCGCCAGCTTCATCAACAGTTTCAGCGAATCCATCGTCTCGCGCTTTGCCCAGAACTATGGCGCGCGCGCCCATCATCTGCCGGTGCCGGCCTTCTTCGACTACCCCGAAACCCGCAGCGCGCTGTGGCGCGAAAAAAGCATCAAGGCCATCCGCGACCTGCAGGACCGTGCCTCCATCCTGCTGTTTTCCATCGGGGCTGAGGCTACCGGAAGCTACATTCATACCGCTGGCTATCTAGGTGAAGAAGAACGCCGCATCCTGCGTGAAGACGGCCTGGTCGGTGATATCGCCACCGTATTCTTCCGCGCCGATGGCAGTTGGCGCGATGTCGCCATCAATGCCCGCAACAGCGGCCCCGACATGGACTGCTTCGCCCGCGCCGCCCACTCGCTGTGCGTGGTCTCGGGCACCGGCAAGCTACCGGGCCTAAAGGCGGCCCTGCGCGGCGGCTTCATCAATGAACTGATCATCGACGAACCGAGCGCACGCCTGCTGGTAGAGCAGATCCGCAGCGGCGCGGCGTCGGTCTGA
- a CDS encoding ABC transporter ATP-binding protein, which yields MAAISLQGVCKQWGEAQAVKGIDFEVKSGDFTVLLGPSGCGKSTTLRLIAGLDKPTSGSIHIGGQDVTQLPPAQRKISMVFQSYALFPHLNVRDNILFGVRVRKEPRTGYEARLKRVADILGLTHLLERRPAQLSGGQQQRVALGRAIIADAPVCLMDEPLSNLDAQLRQEMRREIRALQQQLKMTMIYVTHDQTEAMSMADQVILLREGRIEQDAPPADLYAQPATTFAARFIGTPPMNLLPLEAHAEGLSIAGSELILKDLGQTPLHLGLRPEHIRLADAGVPAVVDNVEYFGADTIVAARIGTAPLLVRAPGQHKLRAGQAIHLAWHAEDQYFFERHSGLRRP from the coding sequence ATGGCAGCCATTTCCTTGCAGGGCGTCTGCAAGCAGTGGGGCGAGGCCCAGGCCGTCAAGGGCATCGATTTCGAGGTGAAGTCGGGTGACTTCACGGTCTTGCTGGGGCCATCGGGCTGCGGCAAATCGACCACCCTGCGCCTGATCGCAGGACTGGACAAACCCACCAGCGGCAGCATCCACATCGGCGGCCAGGACGTGACGCAACTGCCACCGGCACAGCGCAAGATTTCCATGGTGTTCCAGTCCTATGCACTGTTTCCGCACCTCAACGTGCGCGACAACATCCTCTTCGGCGTGCGCGTGCGCAAGGAGCCGCGTACCGGTTACGAAGCGCGATTGAAGCGCGTGGCCGACATCCTGGGCCTGACGCATCTGCTGGAACGCCGCCCCGCACAGCTTTCCGGCGGCCAGCAGCAGCGCGTGGCCCTGGGCCGCGCCATCATCGCCGATGCCCCGGTGTGCCTGATGGATGAGCCGCTATCGAACCTGGATGCGCAATTGCGCCAGGAGATGCGGCGCGAGATCCGCGCCCTGCAGCAGCAGTTGAAGATGACCATGATCTACGTCACCCACGACCAGACCGAGGCCATGAGCATGGCCGACCAGGTGATCCTGCTGCGCGAGGGCCGCATCGAACAGGATGCGCCACCGGCCGATCTCTACGCCCAGCCCGCGACCACCTTCGCCGCCCGCTTCATCGGCACGCCGCCGATGAACCTGCTGCCGCTGGAAGCCCATGCAGAAGGGCTGTCCATCGCCGGCAGCGAGCTCATCCTCAAGGACCTCGGCCAGACGCCGTTGCACCTGGGCCTGCGGCCCGAGCACATCCGCCTGGCGGACGCCGGCGTGCCCGCCGTGGTGGACAACGTCGAATATTTCGGCGCCGACACCATCGTGGCGGCACGCATCGGCACGGCACCCCTGCTGGTGCGCGCGCCGGGGCAACACAAGCTCCGTGCTGGCCAAGCCATCCATCTGGCCTGGCACGCTGAGGACCAGTATTTCTTCGAGCGCCACAGCGGCCTGCGCCGCCCCTGA